One part of the Arabidopsis thaliana chromosome 1 sequence genome encodes these proteins:
- a CDS encoding Protein phosphatase 2C family protein, giving the protein MNFFWTTGKEPGEASSTATTAETVEERSGSGRWRRPRDLKGGGDIEGIPQVLGRLVSNGSSKIACLYTQQGKKGTNQDAMLVFENFCSRDDTVFCGVFDGHGPFGHMVAKKVRDTLPFTLLTQLKMTSESDQSSLVGANGFQIKCTEEEEVQTTESEQVQKTESVTTMDEQWCELNPNVNNDELPEMYLPLKHAMLKSCQQIDKELKMHPTIDCFCSGTTSVTLIKQGEDLVVGNIGDSRAVLATRDEDNALLAVQLTIDLKPDLPGESARIQKCKGRVFALQDEPEVARVWLPNSDSPGLAMARAFGDFCLKDYGLISVPDINYRRLTERDQFIILASDGVWDVLSNKEAVDIVASAPSRSTAARALVDTAVRSWRIKYPTSKNDDCTVVCLFLQDSSVAMEVSTNVKKDSPKEESIESVTNSTSKEEDEIVPVKDEKIPESCGIESKMMTMTLAECISVAQDDEEWSALEGLTRVNSLLSIPRFLSGELRSTSWRKWL; this is encoded by the exons ATgaactttttttg GACTACTGGGAAGGAACCTGGAGAAGCAAGCTCCACCGCCACTACGGCGGAGACTGTGGAGGAGAGATCAGGCTCCGGAAGATGGCGGCGGCCGAGAGATTTAAAGGGTGGCGGCGATATCGAAGGGATTCCACAGGTTTTGGGTCGTTTGGTTTCGAATGGTTCAAGTAAGATTGCATGTCTTTACACACAGCAAGGCAAGAAAGGGACTAACCAAGACGCCATGCTCGTCTTTGAG AACTTTTGTTCGAGAGACGATACAGTGTTTTGTGGTGTATTCGATGGACATGGACCATTTGGTCATATGGTTGCCAAGAAAGTCCGAGATACATTGCCCTTCACACTCTTAACCCAGTTGAAAATGACCTCAGAGTCAGATCAAAGCAGCTTAGTTGGTGCCAATGGTTTTCAGATCAAATgtacagaggaagaagaagtgcaGACAACTGAGTCTGAACAAGTGCAGAAAACTGAGTCTGTTACTACTATGGATGAGCAATGGTGTGAGTTAAATCCAAATGTGAACAACGATGAACTTCCGGAGATGTATCTGCCTCTTAAACATGCGATGCTCAAGTCTTGTCAGCAGATAGATAAAGAGCTGAAAATGCATCCAACTATTGATTGCTTCTGCAGCGGAACAACTTCAGTCACTTTGATCAAGCAG GGTGAGGATTTGGTGGTTGGAAATATTGGTGACTCGAGAGCCGTTCTTGCCACAAGAGACGAAGACAATGCTTTGCTCGCTGTACAATTAACTATAGACTTAAAACCGGATTTGCCAG GTGAATCAGCGAGAATCCAGAAATGTAAAGGAAGAGTCTTTGCATTGCAAGACGAGCCTGAGGTAGCTCGTGTATGGTTACCAAACAGTGATTCACCTGGTTTAGCAATGGCTCGAGCTTTTGGAGACTTTTGTCTCAAAGATTACGGATTAATCTCTGTTCCAGATATCAACTATCGCCGCCTAACGGAACGAGACCAATTCATTATTCTTGCTAGCGACGGG GTATGGGATGTGTTGTCGAACAAAGAAGCTGTTGATATCGTTGCCTCAGCTCCTAGTAGAAGCACAGCGGCTCGAGCTCTAGTGGACACAGCGGTACGATCATGGAGAATCAAGTACCCAACTTCCAAGAACGATGACTGTACAGTAGTCTGTCTCTTTCTACAAGATTCATCAGTAGCCATGGAAGTCTCAACCAATGTAAAGAAGGATTCACCCAAAGAAGAGTCTATAGAGAGTGTCACTAACAGCACAAGCAAGGAGGAGGATGAGATTGTCCCCGTTAAAGACGAGAAAATCCCTGAGAGTTGCGGGATTGAGTCGAAAATGATGACAATGACACTTGCGGAATGTATCTCGGTTGCACAAGATGATGAAGAGTGGTCTGCTTTGGAAGGATTGACGAGGGTTAACAGTCTCTTGAGCATTCCAAGGTTTTTATCTGGTGAGCTCAGATCAACTAGTTGGAGAAAATGGTTGTGA
- a CDS encoding Protein phosphatase 2C family protein, which yields MVAKKVRDTLPFTLLTQLKMTSESDQSSLVGANGFQIKCTEEEEVQTTESEQVQKTESVTTMDEQWCELNPNVNNDELPEMYLPLKHAMLKSCQQIDKELKMHPTIDCFCSGTTSVTLIKQGEDLVVGNIGDSRAVLATRDEDNALLAVQLTIDLKPDLPGESARIQKCKGRVFALQDEPEVARVWLPNSDSPGLAMARAFGDFCLKDYGLISVPDINYRRLTERDQFIILASDGVWDVLSNKEAVDIVASAPSRSTAARALVDTAVRSWRIKYPTSKNDDCTVVCLFLQDSSVAMEVSTNVKKDSPKEESIESVTNSTSKEEDEIVPVKDEKIPESCGIESKMMTMTLAECISVAQDDEEWSALEGLTRVNSLLSIPRFLSGELRSTSWRKWL from the exons ATGGTTGCCAAGAAAGTCCGAGATACATTGCCCTTCACACTCTTAACCCAGTTGAAAATGACCTCAGAGTCAGATCAAAGCAGCTTAGTTGGTGCCAATGGTTTTCAGATCAAATgtacagaggaagaagaagtgcaGACAACTGAGTCTGAACAAGTGCAGAAAACTGAGTCTGTTACTACTATGGATGAGCAATGGTGTGAGTTAAATCCAAATGTGAACAACGATGAACTTCCGGAGATGTATCTGCCTCTTAAACATGCGATGCTCAAGTCTTGTCAGCAGATAGATAAAGAGCTGAAAATGCATCCAACTATTGATTGCTTCTGCAGCGGAACAACTTCAGTCACTTTGATCAAGCAG GGTGAGGATTTGGTGGTTGGAAATATTGGTGACTCGAGAGCCGTTCTTGCCACAAGAGACGAAGACAATGCTTTGCTCGCTGTACAATTAACTATAGACTTAAAACCGGATTTGCCAG GTGAATCAGCGAGAATCCAGAAATGTAAAGGAAGAGTCTTTGCATTGCAAGACGAGCCTGAGGTAGCTCGTGTATGGTTACCAAACAGTGATTCACCTGGTTTAGCAATGGCTCGAGCTTTTGGAGACTTTTGTCTCAAAGATTACGGATTAATCTCTGTTCCAGATATCAACTATCGCCGCCTAACGGAACGAGACCAATTCATTATTCTTGCTAGCGACGGG GTATGGGATGTGTTGTCGAACAAAGAAGCTGTTGATATCGTTGCCTCAGCTCCTAGTAGAAGCACAGCGGCTCGAGCTCTAGTGGACACAGCGGTACGATCATGGAGAATCAAGTACCCAACTTCCAAGAACGATGACTGTACAGTAGTCTGTCTCTTTCTACAAGATTCATCAGTAGCCATGGAAGTCTCAACCAATGTAAAGAAGGATTCACCCAAAGAAGAGTCTATAGAGAGTGTCACTAACAGCACAAGCAAGGAGGAGGATGAGATTGTCCCCGTTAAAGACGAGAAAATCCCTGAGAGTTGCGGGATTGAGTCGAAAATGATGACAATGACACTTGCGGAATGTATCTCGGTTGCACAAGATGATGAAGAGTGGTCTGCTTTGGAAGGATTGACGAGGGTTAACAGTCTCTTGAGCATTCCAAGGTTTTTATCTGGTGAGCTCAGATCAACTAGTTGGAGAAAATGGTTGTGA
- a CDS encoding Protein phosphatase 2C family protein, which produces MIHHFSGTITKLSALKIENFCSRDDTVFCGVFDGHGPFGHMVAKKVRDTLPFTLLTQLKMTSESDQSSLVGANGFQIKCTEEEEVQTTESEQVQKTESVTTMDEQWCELNPNVNNDELPEMYLPLKHAMLKSCQQIDKELKMHPTIDCFCSGTTSVTLIKQGEDLVVGNIGDSRAVLATRDEDNALLAVQLTIDLKPDLPGESARIQKCKGRVFALQDEPEVARVWLPNSDSPGLAMARAFGDFCLKDYGLISVPDINYRRLTERDQFIILASDGVWDVLSNKEAVDIVASAPSRSTAARALVDTAVRSWRIKYPTSKNDDCTVVCLFLQDSSVAMEVSTNVKKDSPKEESIESVTNSTSKEEDEIVPVKDEKIPESCGIESKMMTMTLAECISVAQDDEEWSALEGLTRVNSLLSIPRFLSGELRSTSWRKWL; this is translated from the exons ATGATTCATCACTTTTCTGGGACCATTACAAAGCTTAGTGCTTTGAAGATTGAG AACTTTTGTTCGAGAGACGATACAGTGTTTTGTGGTGTATTCGATGGACATGGACCATTTGGTCATATGGTTGCCAAGAAAGTCCGAGATACATTGCCCTTCACACTCTTAACCCAGTTGAAAATGACCTCAGAGTCAGATCAAAGCAGCTTAGTTGGTGCCAATGGTTTTCAGATCAAATgtacagaggaagaagaagtgcaGACAACTGAGTCTGAACAAGTGCAGAAAACTGAGTCTGTTACTACTATGGATGAGCAATGGTGTGAGTTAAATCCAAATGTGAACAACGATGAACTTCCGGAGATGTATCTGCCTCTTAAACATGCGATGCTCAAGTCTTGTCAGCAGATAGATAAAGAGCTGAAAATGCATCCAACTATTGATTGCTTCTGCAGCGGAACAACTTCAGTCACTTTGATCAAGCAG GGTGAGGATTTGGTGGTTGGAAATATTGGTGACTCGAGAGCCGTTCTTGCCACAAGAGACGAAGACAATGCTTTGCTCGCTGTACAATTAACTATAGACTTAAAACCGGATTTGCCAG GTGAATCAGCGAGAATCCAGAAATGTAAAGGAAGAGTCTTTGCATTGCAAGACGAGCCTGAGGTAGCTCGTGTATGGTTACCAAACAGTGATTCACCTGGTTTAGCAATGGCTCGAGCTTTTGGAGACTTTTGTCTCAAAGATTACGGATTAATCTCTGTTCCAGATATCAACTATCGCCGCCTAACGGAACGAGACCAATTCATTATTCTTGCTAGCGACGGG GTATGGGATGTGTTGTCGAACAAAGAAGCTGTTGATATCGTTGCCTCAGCTCCTAGTAGAAGCACAGCGGCTCGAGCTCTAGTGGACACAGCGGTACGATCATGGAGAATCAAGTACCCAACTTCCAAGAACGATGACTGTACAGTAGTCTGTCTCTTTCTACAAGATTCATCAGTAGCCATGGAAGTCTCAACCAATGTAAAGAAGGATTCACCCAAAGAAGAGTCTATAGAGAGTGTCACTAACAGCACAAGCAAGGAGGAGGATGAGATTGTCCCCGTTAAAGACGAGAAAATCCCTGAGAGTTGCGGGATTGAGTCGAAAATGATGACAATGACACTTGCGGAATGTATCTCGGTTGCACAAGATGATGAAGAGTGGTCTGCTTTGGAAGGATTGACGAGGGTTAACAGTCTCTTGAGCATTCCAAGGTTTTTATCTGGTGAGCTCAGATCAACTAGTTGGAGAAAATGGTTGTGA
- a CDS encoding Protein phosphatase 2C family protein (Protein phosphatase 2C family protein; FUNCTIONS IN: protein serine/threonine phosphatase activity, catalytic activity; INVOLVED IN: N-terminal protein myristoylation; LOCATED IN: cellular_component unknown; EXPRESSED IN: 17 plant structures; EXPRESSED DURING: 6 growth stages; CONTAINS InterPro DOMAIN/s: Protein phosphatase 2C-related (InterPro:IPR001932), Protein phosphatase 2C (InterPro:IPR015655), Protein phosphatase 2C, N-terminal (InterPro:IPR014045); BEST Arabidopsis thaliana protein match is: Protein phosphatase 2C family protein (TAIR:AT1G16220.1); Has 5543 Blast hits to 5523 proteins in 290 species: Archae - 2; Bacteria - 8; Metazoa - 1342; Fungi - 594; Plants - 2451; Viruses - 5; Other Eukaryotes - 1141 (source: NCBI BLink).), which produces MGLCYSVDRTTGKEPGEASSTATTAETVEERSGSGRWRRPRDLKGGGDIEGIPQVLGRLVSNGSSKIACLYTQQGKKGTNQDAMLVFENFCSRDDTVFCGVFDGHGPFGHMVAKKVRDTLPFTLLTQLKMTSESDQSSLVGANGFQIKCTEEEEVQTTESEQVQKTESVTTMDEQWCELNPNVNNDELPEMYLPLKHAMLKSCQQIDKELKMHPTIDCFCSGTTSVTLIKQGEDLVVGNIGDSRAVLATRDEDNALLAVQLTIDLKPDLPGESARIQKCKGRVFALQDEPEVARVWLPNSDSPGLAMARAFGDFCLKDYGLISVPDINYRRLTERDQFIILASDGVWDVLSNKEAVDIVASAPSRSTAARALVDTAVRSWRIKYPTSKNDDCTVVCLFLQDSSVAMEVSTNVKKDSPKEESIESVTNSTSKEEDEIVPVKDEKIPESCGIESKMMTMTLAECISVAQDDEEWSALEGLTRVNSLLSIPRFLSGELRSTSWRKWL; this is translated from the exons atggGTCTGTGTTATTCAGTAGATAGGACTACTGGGAAGGAACCTGGAGAAGCAAGCTCCACCGCCACTACGGCGGAGACTGTGGAGGAGAGATCAGGCTCCGGAAGATGGCGGCGGCCGAGAGATTTAAAGGGTGGCGGCGATATCGAAGGGATTCCACAGGTTTTGGGTCGTTTGGTTTCGAATGGTTCAAGTAAGATTGCATGTCTTTACACACAGCAAGGCAAGAAAGGGACTAACCAAGACGCCATGCTCGTCTTTGAG AACTTTTGTTCGAGAGACGATACAGTGTTTTGTGGTGTATTCGATGGACATGGACCATTTGGTCATATGGTTGCCAAGAAAGTCCGAGATACATTGCCCTTCACACTCTTAACCCAGTTGAAAATGACCTCAGAGTCAGATCAAAGCAGCTTAGTTGGTGCCAATGGTTTTCAGATCAAATgtacagaggaagaagaagtgcaGACAACTGAGTCTGAACAAGTGCAGAAAACTGAGTCTGTTACTACTATGGATGAGCAATGGTGTGAGTTAAATCCAAATGTGAACAACGATGAACTTCCGGAGATGTATCTGCCTCTTAAACATGCGATGCTCAAGTCTTGTCAGCAGATAGATAAAGAGCTGAAAATGCATCCAACTATTGATTGCTTCTGCAGCGGAACAACTTCAGTCACTTTGATCAAGCAG GGTGAGGATTTGGTGGTTGGAAATATTGGTGACTCGAGAGCCGTTCTTGCCACAAGAGACGAAGACAATGCTTTGCTCGCTGTACAATTAACTATAGACTTAAAACCGGATTTGCCAG GTGAATCAGCGAGAATCCAGAAATGTAAAGGAAGAGTCTTTGCATTGCAAGACGAGCCTGAGGTAGCTCGTGTATGGTTACCAAACAGTGATTCACCTGGTTTAGCAATGGCTCGAGCTTTTGGAGACTTTTGTCTCAAAGATTACGGATTAATCTCTGTTCCAGATATCAACTATCGCCGCCTAACGGAACGAGACCAATTCATTATTCTTGCTAGCGACGGG GTATGGGATGTGTTGTCGAACAAAGAAGCTGTTGATATCGTTGCCTCAGCTCCTAGTAGAAGCACAGCGGCTCGAGCTCTAGTGGACACAGCGGTACGATCATGGAGAATCAAGTACCCAACTTCCAAGAACGATGACTGTACAGTAGTCTGTCTCTTTCTACAAGATTCATCAGTAGCCATGGAAGTCTCAACCAATGTAAAGAAGGATTCACCCAAAGAAGAGTCTATAGAGAGTGTCACTAACAGCACAAGCAAGGAGGAGGATGAGATTGTCCCCGTTAAAGACGAGAAAATCCCTGAGAGTTGCGGGATTGAGTCGAAAATGATGACAATGACACTTGCGGAATGTATCTCGGTTGCACAAGATGATGAAGAGTGGTCTGCTTTGGAAGGATTGACGAGGGTTAACAGTCTCTTGAGCATTCCAAGGTTTTTATCTGGTGAGCTCAGATCAACTAGTTGGAGAAAATGGTTGTGA
- a CDS encoding Protein kinase superfamily protein, translated as MEKKKYPIGPEHYTLYEFIGQGVSALVHRALCIPFDEVVAIKILDFERDNCDLNNISREAQTMMLVDHPNVLKSHCSFVSDHNLWVIMPYMSGGSCLHILKAAYPDGFEEAIIATILREALKGLDYLHQHGHIHRDVKAGNILLGARGAVKLGDFGVSACLFDSGDRQRTRNTFVGTPCWMAPEVMEQLHGYDFKADIWSFGITGLELAHGHAPFSKYPPMKVLLMTLQNAPPGLDYERDKKFSRSFKQMIASCLVKDPSKRPSAKKLLKHSFFKQARSSDYIARKLLDGLPDLVNRVQAIKRKEEDMLAQEKMADGEKEELSQNEYKRGISGWNFNLDDMKAQASLIQDMDCGFSDSLSGSATSLQALDSQDTQSEIQEDTGQITNKYLQPLIHRSLSIARDKSDDDSSLASPSYDSYVYSSPRHEDLSLNNTHVGSTHANNGKPTDATSIPTNQPTEIIAGSSVLADGNGAPNKGESDKTQEQLQNGSNCNGTHPTVGGDDVPTEMAVKPPKAASSLDESDDKSKPPVVQQRGRFKVTSENLDIEKVVAPSPILQKSHSMQVLCQHSSASLPHSDVTLPNLTSSYVYPLVYPVLQTNILERDNILHMMKVLTNRELTDGRAVEQGSIQQPTVPPTEKSMLEAAHEREKELLHDITDLQWRLICAEEELQKYKTEHAQV; from the exons atggagaagaagaagtatccAATTGGACCAGAGCATTATACTCTCTACGAGTTTATTGGACAAGGTGTTAGTGCTCTAGTGCATCGTGCTTTGTGCATTCCGTTTGATGAAGTCGTTGCTATtaagattcttgattttgaacGCGATAACTGCGATCTg AACAACATCTCTCGTGAAGCGCAGACGATGATGCTTGTTGATCATCCCAATGTGTTGAAGTCACATTGTTCCTTTGTTAGTGATCACAATTTGTGGGTCATCATGCCATACATGTCTGGTGGTTCTTGTCTTCACATTCTAAAAGCTGCATATCCTGATGGTTTTGAAGAAGCTATTATAGCTACTATATTGCGTGAAGCTTTGAAGGGATTAGACTATCTCCATCAGCATGGCCACATTCATCGCGATGTCAAA GCTGGGAATATATTGCTTGGTGCTCGAGGTGCAGTCAAGTTGGGAGACTTTGGTGTATCTGCCTGTCTCTTTGATTCAGGTGATAGGCAACGGACAAGGAACACATTTGTTGGAACACCTTGCTG GATGGCACCTGAAGTCATGGAGCAGCTACATGGTTATGACTTCAA GGCTGATATTTGGTCGTTTGGTATAACTGGGCTAGAGCTTGCTCATGGTCACGCTCCTTTCTCTAAATATCCACCAATGAAG GTTCTGCTTATGACGTTGCAAAATGCACCACCAGGGCTGGATTACGAAAGAGATAAGAAGTTTTCCAGG TCTTTCAAGCAGATGATCGCCAGTTGTCTAGTTAAAGACCCTTCCAAACGCCCGTCTGCAAAAAAGTTGTTAAAGCACTCCTTTTTCAAGCAAGCAAGATCAAGCGATTACATTGCACGAAAACTTCTGGATGGGTTACCAGATCTTGTTAATCGTGTTCAGGCAATAAAG agaaaggaagaagatatgCTTGCACAAGAGAAAATGGCAGATGGAGAAAAGGAAGAATTGTCCCAG AATGAATATAAGAGAGGTATCAGCGGGTGGAATTTCAATCTTGATGATATGAAAGCCCAGGCTTCATTG ATCCAGGACATGGACTGTGGCTTTTCGGACAGTTTATCGGGAAGTGCAACTTCGTTGCAGGCTCTAGATTCACAGGATACACAATCGGAGATTCAG GAGGATACTGGTCAAATAACTAATAAGTATCTCCAACCTCTGATTCACCGAAGTCTAAGTATCGCGAG GGATAaatctgatgatgattcaaGTCTTGCCAGCCCCAGTTATGATAGCTACGTATATTCCTCCCCCCGTCATGAGGATTTATCTTTAAACAATACACATGTTGGTAGTACGCATGCAAACAATGGGAAACCAACGGATGCCACATCAATCCCAACCAATCAACCAACAGAGATTATAGCAGGGAGCTCTGTTTTGGCAGATGGAAATGGTGCTCCCAATAAAGGAGAGAG TGATAAAACTCAAGAACAGCTTCAAAACGGGTCAAACTGCAATGGGACACATCCTACAGTGGGAGGAGATGACGTACCAACGGAGATGGCTGTTAAACCACCCAAAGCAGCAT CAAGCCTAGATGAATCTGATGACAAATCAAAGCCGCCAGTTGTGCAGCAAAGAGGGCGTTTTAAAGTAACTTCTGAAAATCTCGACATCGAGaag GTGGTGGCGCCTTCGCCAATACTGCAAAAGAGTCACAGCATGCAG GTGCTCTGCCAACATTCCTCTGCTTCTCTACCTCACTCTGATGTCACATTGCCAAACCTAACCAGCTCATATGTTTACCCGCTGGTGTATCCAGTTCTGCAAACTAATATTTTGGAAAGG GATAACATTTTGCATATGATGAAAGTACTCACCAACAGAGAGTTGACAG ATGGACGTGCAGTTGAACAAGGAAGTATACAACAACCTACTGTGCCCCCAACTGAGAAATCCATG CTTGAAGCAGCACacgaaagagagaaagaactGCTCCATGACATAACCGACCTGCAATGGAG GCTCATTTGTGCAGAAGAAGAGCTTCAGAAATACAAAACCGAACACGCCCAA GTTTGA
- a CDS encoding Protein kinase superfamily protein, with product MGTMEKKKYPIGPEHYTLYEFIGQGVSALVHRALCIPFDEVVAIKILDFERDNCDLNNISREAQTMMLVDHPNVLKSHCSFVSDHNLWVIMPYMSGGSCLHILKAAYPDGFEEAIIATILREALKGLDYLHQHGHIHRDVKAGNILLGARGAVKLGDFGVSACLFDSGDRQRTRNTFVGTPCWMAPEVMEQLHGYDFKADIWSFGITGLELAHGHAPFSKYPPMKVLLMTLQNAPPGLDYERDKKFSRSFKQMIASCLVKDPSKRPSAKKLLKHSFFKQARSSDYIARKLLDGLPDLVNRVQAIKRKEEDMLAQEKMADGEKEELSQNEYKRGISGWNFNLDDMKAQASLIQDMDCGFSDSLSGSATSLQALDSQDTQSEIQEDTGQITNKYLQPLIHRSLSIARDKSDDDSSLASPSYDSYVYSSPRHEDLSLNNTHVGSTHANNGKPTDATSIPTNQPTEIIAGSSVLADGNGAPNKGESDKTQEQLQNGSNCNGTHPTVGGDDVPTEMAVKPPKAASSLDESDDKSKPPVVQQRGRFKVTSENLDIEKVVAPSPILQKSHSMQVLCQHSSASLPHSDVTLPNLTSSYVYPLVYPVLQTNILERDNILHMMKVLTNRELTDGRAVEQGSIQQPTVPPTEKSMLEAAHEREKELLHDITDLQWRLICAEEELQKYKTEHAQV from the exons ATGGGT acaatggagaagaagaagtatccAATTGGACCAGAGCATTATACTCTCTACGAGTTTATTGGACAAGGTGTTAGTGCTCTAGTGCATCGTGCTTTGTGCATTCCGTTTGATGAAGTCGTTGCTATtaagattcttgattttgaacGCGATAACTGCGATCTg AACAACATCTCTCGTGAAGCGCAGACGATGATGCTTGTTGATCATCCCAATGTGTTGAAGTCACATTGTTCCTTTGTTAGTGATCACAATTTGTGGGTCATCATGCCATACATGTCTGGTGGTTCTTGTCTTCACATTCTAAAAGCTGCATATCCTGATGGTTTTGAAGAAGCTATTATAGCTACTATATTGCGTGAAGCTTTGAAGGGATTAGACTATCTCCATCAGCATGGCCACATTCATCGCGATGTCAAA GCTGGGAATATATTGCTTGGTGCTCGAGGTGCAGTCAAGTTGGGAGACTTTGGTGTATCTGCCTGTCTCTTTGATTCAGGTGATAGGCAACGGACAAGGAACACATTTGTTGGAACACCTTGCTG GATGGCACCTGAAGTCATGGAGCAGCTACATGGTTATGACTTCAA GGCTGATATTTGGTCGTTTGGTATAACTGGGCTAGAGCTTGCTCATGGTCACGCTCCTTTCTCTAAATATCCACCAATGAAG GTTCTGCTTATGACGTTGCAAAATGCACCACCAGGGCTGGATTACGAAAGAGATAAGAAGTTTTCCAGG TCTTTCAAGCAGATGATCGCCAGTTGTCTAGTTAAAGACCCTTCCAAACGCCCGTCTGCAAAAAAGTTGTTAAAGCACTCCTTTTTCAAGCAAGCAAGATCAAGCGATTACATTGCACGAAAACTTCTGGATGGGTTACCAGATCTTGTTAATCGTGTTCAGGCAATAAAG agaaaggaagaagatatgCTTGCACAAGAGAAAATGGCAGATGGAGAAAAGGAAGAATTGTCCCAG AATGAATATAAGAGAGGTATCAGCGGGTGGAATTTCAATCTTGATGATATGAAAGCCCAGGCTTCATTG ATCCAGGACATGGACTGTGGCTTTTCGGACAGTTTATCGGGAAGTGCAACTTCGTTGCAGGCTCTAGATTCACAGGATACACAATCGGAGATTCAG GAGGATACTGGTCAAATAACTAATAAGTATCTCCAACCTCTGATTCACCGAAGTCTAAGTATCGCGAG GGATAaatctgatgatgattcaaGTCTTGCCAGCCCCAGTTATGATAGCTACGTATATTCCTCCCCCCGTCATGAGGATTTATCTTTAAACAATACACATGTTGGTAGTACGCATGCAAACAATGGGAAACCAACGGATGCCACATCAATCCCAACCAATCAACCAACAGAGATTATAGCAGGGAGCTCTGTTTTGGCAGATGGAAATGGTGCTCCCAATAAAGGAGAGAG TGATAAAACTCAAGAACAGCTTCAAAACGGGTCAAACTGCAATGGGACACATCCTACAGTGGGAGGAGATGACGTACCAACGGAGATGGCTGTTAAACCACCCAAAGCAGCAT CAAGCCTAGATGAATCTGATGACAAATCAAAGCCGCCAGTTGTGCAGCAAAGAGGGCGTTTTAAAGTAACTTCTGAAAATCTCGACATCGAGaag GTGGTGGCGCCTTCGCCAATACTGCAAAAGAGTCACAGCATGCAG GTGCTCTGCCAACATTCCTCTGCTTCTCTACCTCACTCTGATGTCACATTGCCAAACCTAACCAGCTCATATGTTTACCCGCTGGTGTATCCAGTTCTGCAAACTAATATTTTGGAAAGG GATAACATTTTGCATATGATGAAAGTACTCACCAACAGAGAGTTGACAG ATGGACGTGCAGTTGAACAAGGAAGTATACAACAACCTACTGTGCCCCCAACTGAGAAATCCATG CTTGAAGCAGCACacgaaagagagaaagaactGCTCCATGACATAACCGACCTGCAATGGAG GCTCATTTGTGCAGAAGAAGAGCTTCAGAAATACAAAACCGAACACGCCCAA GTTTGA